From a region of the Daphnia pulicaria isolate SC F1-1A chromosome 1, SC_F0-13Bv2, whole genome shotgun sequence genome:
- the LOC124320666 gene encoding probable ATP-dependent RNA helicase DHX35 — MFVKPNSDVSDLREERPDFNSDESTNFVYNPHRSQSIENQRRRLPIFENRDQVLYLLETHQFLILIGETGSGKSTQVPQYLLESGWGCDGTVIAVTQPRRVAALSLAARVADEMGTSLGQSVGYSIRFDERISEKTKLKFVTDGMLLREMLTDPLLKKYSLIMIDEVHERSLNTDILLSLLKKICKKRPELRLVISSATLDAEELKNYFELNKNKKSRLERSNPAQYQVGSTVIMNVVGRCYPVDIFYAQDPVPDYLKASVDTVIKISIREPSGDVLVFLTGYEEVETAVRLLKEHANTIADSANIDKLSVLAMHGGLSNEDQLQVFQRSPPGRRKIVVATNVAEASITIPGIVYVIDCGFVKLKWFNADTQTDALVVVPISQASAQQRAGRAGRIRAGKVYRLYTEDYFYTLNRFTPPEVQRSNLSSAVLQLKALGVDDVIHFDFPSPPPARHLAIALELLFALKAIDTSGRLTDAGLKIAEFPVEPIMSKMLLSSKDFKCSMEIASIVAAMQVQALFYYPTRGQESIKARVARRKFDAQEGDLITYLNVVSAFAKHGECSRWCQSNYLNKKSLKRVVLLRDQLIKLLQRLGIRISSAEGELEPVLRCIASSFFPNTAYLHPSGQYKTVLADIVLQVHPHSILFTEEKAPWVVFGEVLQTTQLFMRDITVIDQIWLEELAPHYFQKVTER; from the exons ATGTTTGTTAAACCTAACTCTG ATGTGTCGGATTTGAGGGAAGAAAGACCAGATTTCAACAGTGATGAATCAACTAATTTTGTTTATAATCCTCATCGTTCGCAGTCTATAGAGAATCAACGAAGAAGACTGCCAATCTTCGAAAACCGTGACCAAGTGTTATACTTGCTTGAAACACACCAGTTTCTTATTCTAATTGGTGAAACAGGAAGTGGAAAAAGTACTCAGGTTCCCCAA TATCTCCTAGAATCTGGATGGGGATGTGATGGTACAGTTATTGCTGTAACTCAACCTCGCAGAGTAGCTGCATTAAGTCTTGCAGCAAGAGTTGCAGATGAGATGGGAACATCTTTAGGTCAATCAGTTGGCTACTCAATCAGATTTGATGAGCGGATTTCAGAGAAAACTAAGTTGAAGTTTGTCACTGATGGTATGCTCTTAAGGGAAATGCTTACTGATCCATTgctgaaaaa GTATAGCTTGATCATGATTGACGAAGTCCATGAGAGATCCTTAAACACTGATATACTTCTTAGTTTGTTAAAGAAAATCTGTAAG aaacGGCCCGAACTGCGTCTTGTTATATCTTCTGCCACTTTGGACGCTGAAGAGCTAAAAAACTACTTTGaactgaacaagaataaaaaatctcGTTTGGAAAGATCTAACCCGGCTCAATATCAAGTGGGGTCTACAGTTATTATGAATGTTGTTGGCAGGTGTTATCctgttgacattttttatgCTCAAG ATCCGGTTCCTGATTACTTAAAAGCTAGTGTCGACACTGTTATTAAAATATCAATTCGGGAACCTTCGGGTGATGTATTAGTTTTTCTAACTGGCTATGAAGAAGTGGAAACTGCGGTGCGACTTTTAAAAGAACATGCAAACACAATAGCTGATTCCGCAAACATAG ATAAATTGTCTGTTTTAGCGATGCATGGAGGATTATCGAATGAAGACCAGTTACAAGTGTTTCAACGTTCTCCacccggaagaagaaaaattgtggTTGCGACAAACGTAGCTGAGGCTTCTATTACTATTCCTGGAATTGTTTATG TCATCGATTGTGGATTTGTGAAATTGAAGTGGTTCAACGCGGATACTCAGACCGATGCTCTAGTTGTTGTTCCCATTTCTCAAGCTTCTGCCCAACAACGAGCTGGTAGAGCTGGGCGGATTAGAGCTGGAAAAGTCTACCG GCTGTACACTGAAGATTATTTTTACACTCTGAATCGATTTACACCACCGGAAGTGCAACGAAGTAATTTGTCGTCCgcagttttgcaattaaaaGCTCTAGGTGTTGACGATgtcattcattttgattttccaagCCCCCCGCCAGCTCGACATCTTGCTATAGCCTTAGAGCTATTGTTTGCCTTAAAAG CCATTGATACATCTGGACGACTAACAGATGCAGGATTGAAGATAGCGGAATTCCCAGTGGAACCTATAATGAGCAAAATGCTACTTTCTTCAAAGGATTTCAAG TGTTCAATGGAAATTGCATCGATTGTAGCAGCGATGCAGGTCCAAGCTCTCTTCTATTATCCAACACGAGGACAAGAAAGTATTAAAG CTCGCGTCGCTAGACGAAAATTTGATGCACAAGAAGGAGATCTAATTACTTACCTTAATGTGGTATCTGCGTTTGCCAAACATGGAGAGTGTTCCAGATGGTGTCAATCAAATTACCTCAATAAAAAGTCGCTCAAGCGGGTAGTCCTGTTACGTGACCAATTAATTAAATTGCTTCAGCGGCTAGGCATACGAATTTCATCAGCTGAAG gaGAACTTGAGCCCGTACTTCGTTGCATAGCATCGAGCTTTTTCCCAAACACAGCATACCTTCATCCAAGTGGACAATATAAAACAGTGTTAGCCGATATTGTTCTTCAAGTTCATCCACactccattttgtttacgGAGGAGAAAGCACCATG GGTTGTTTTTGGTGAGGTTTTGCAGACCACCCAACTATTCATGAGAGATATCACAGTAATCGATCAAATTTGGTTGGAAGAATTAGCACCTCACTACTTTCAAAAAGTTACCGAACGAtga
- the LOC124320665 gene encoding protein PRRC2C-like, protein MNEFQNEVLRQVVGHCSHNIGWNGIHASSLDLLTEVLQKYLTETGHSLHRYSEQFGRTVPNLDDLGLVFRDMGISIPDLSDYVCNVEPTPFNEDISAIPIPREHALNFLKPGSHEVLSRPVHIHEHLPPMQHIILGEDKVSGDETEIAESLNVSIQENVEQITSLSPHSYSFKRPDGAEKRKGGWLGDDGQPIREISSVMMTTSGYLSSSREGKLPETKIRKICPETELENLPTEKKINMKKLFEGIKKADENSRKCDEKDSDLVKKLNEIIKDREVENEEGKKLQLEPTKEADVEKEGKRERNKDKERVKEQEKEREREVEKEREKEKEKAEKDKIIAKEQEKEKMKKKRKEKLLEEFAFFEKEKSTSFKPSESITPVDSTKQKLNIFKKLSKTKDIDNQASRVAVPPPHRVPPETNESEKGSNASFDEVAFKGFSDIASLSSNSEVFPIEKTKVSKKERKLKNKKDRHGFASEIGIVDGQSKGRPGADFFKGDPASSKEESSFQSDSTSGGKSSQNQAKMVTDHGVDLPKRKRGRPSRMMTPEISESQISEVVPPPVHAESPIPSIPKSFFPFSPHFPVPGLVSQPFIQNVPFNLLGVPPLGLRSPLGISPSNMLASLGAIPTNVSPSDFSTTPKGDSTNKIPPSPSPATKSPNIVDSLPESSLHIDTCESDATLSKKKEKRDKKEKEKKKKEKKIKVKVSDEQERKTKREKKKEKKDKDKEKDKCKEKEEITVPKITFKFAAAPTSPNPPTPDSTPKLIFKAMAGREGNFTTAASGNRDVISQSPVQPSVEVAKFSALVTRPPKLVKTVKETPAIKPCGETSLESPSTSQTAPPGSPRTPSPSPKVRREKPQKPPRVTKEKEKKKAEKLGVGDVAVITETVGSYYDEFGNKIWICPACGRQDDGTPMIGCDECDDWYHWVCVGIRVPPAETESWFCQRCIAKKQGSLKDKKKGRKKKSV, encoded by the exons ATGAATGAGTTTCAGAATGAAGTTTTACGACAAGTTGTTGGACATTGCAGCCATAATATTGGCTGGAATGGGATTCATGCCTCTTCTTTAGACTTACTTACTGAAGTTCTTCAGAAATACTTGACTGAAACAGGCCATTCATTGCACAGATATTCAGAACAAT TTGGACGCACAGTTCCAAATTTAGATGACTTAGGTTTGGTTTTTCGAGATATGGGTATCTCTATACCTGACCTTTCCGACTATGTTTGCAATGTTGAACCTACACCTTTCAATGAAGACATTTCTGCAATACCCATACCCAGAGAACATGCATTGAATTTCCTTAAACCAGGAAGCCATGAAGTCCTTTCCAGGCCTGTTCACATTCATGAACATTTACCTCCAATGCAGCATATAATCCTTG GTGAAGACAAAGTTTCAGGGGATGAAACAGAAATTGCTGAAAGTCTTAACGTTTCTATTCAAGAAAATGTGGAACAAATTACAAGTTTGTCTCCacattcttattcttttaaaaGACCTGATGGGGCTGAGAAGCGGAAAGG GGGGTGGTTGGGTGATGATGGGCAACCAATAAGAGAAATATCCAGTGTAATGATGACAACTTCAGGGTATCTCTCTTCCTCAAGAGAAGGAAAGTTACCAGAAaccaaaattcgaaaaatatgTCCTGAAACCGAATTAGAAAACCTCCCTactgagaaaaaaattaacatgaAGAAACTGTTTGAAGGCATTAAAAAAGCTGACGAGAATTCGagaaaatgcgatgaaaagGATTCAGATTtagtgaaaaaattaaatgaaatcattaaaGACCGTGAAGTTGAAaacgaagaaggaaaaaaattacaactcGAACCAACCAAAGAGGCAGAtgttgaaaaagaaggaaagagagaaCGAAACAAAGACAAGGAACGTGTAAAAGAACAGGAAAAGGAAAGGGAAAGGGAGGTCGAAAAGGAACGggaaaaggagaaggaaaaagctgagaaagacaaaattattgcgaaagaacaagaaaaagagaaaatgaagaagaaacgaaaggaaaaattgtTGGAAGAATTTGCATTCTTTGAAAAAGAGAAGTCTACATCGTTTAAACCTTCAGAATCAATCACACCAGTTGATTCCACTAAGCAAAAgttgaatattttcaaaaaactttCTAAAACCAAAGACATTGATAATCAGGCATCACGCGTCGCTGTGCCACCACCGCACCGCGTTCCCCCGGAAACCAACGAGTCTGAAAAAGGATCCAATGCATCGTTCGATGAAGTTGCATTTAAAGGGTTTTCGGATATAGCGTCGCTTTCTTCAAACAGTGAAGTTTTCCCCATTGAAAAAACCAAGGTTTCGAAAAAAGAACGcaagctaaaaaataaaaaggatcgTCATGGATTTGCTTCCGAAATCGGTATTGTAGACGGTCAAAGTAAGGGGAGACCAGGggctgatttttttaaaggagatCCTGCGAGCTCAAAGGAGGAATCGTCGTTTCAGAGCGATTCAACAAGTGGTGGAAAATCAAGCCAAAATCAAGCCAAGATGGTGACTGATCATGGTGTTGACCTACCTAAAAGGAAACGAGGTCGCCCTTCTCGAATGATGACGCCCGAAATAAGTGAATCTCAAATATCTGAAGTAGTACCACCACCAGTGCACGCTGAATCACCCATTCCATCGATTCCGaaatcttttttccccttctccCCTCATTTTCCTGTTCCCGGATTGGTTTCCCAGCCATTTATTCAAAATGTCCCATTCAATTTATTGGGAGTACCTCCCTTGGGACTAAGATCACCTTTAGGGATTTCTCCTTCGAATATGTTGGCAAGCTTAGGAGCCATACCTACCAACGTATCGCCATCCGATTTTAGCACAACACCCAAAGGGGATTCCACCAATAAAATACCTCCGTCACCTTCTCCAGCTACCAAGTCTCCTAATATTGTTGACAGCCTCCCTGAATCATCGTTACATATAGACACTTGTGAAAGTGACGCTACTttatcgaaaaagaaagaaaaaagagataagaaagaaaaagagaaaaagaaaaaggagaaaaaaatcaaagttaaGGTTTCTGACGAGCAAGAACGAAAAACCaaacgggaaaagaaaaaagaaaaaaaagacaaagacaaagaaaaggacaaatgtaaggagaaagaagaaataactgTCCCTAAAATAACGTTTAAATTTGCAGCTGCACCTACTTCACCAAATCCGCCCACGCCAGATTCTACTCCAAAACT AATATTTAAAGCCATGGCTGGCAGAGAGGGAAATTTCACTACGGCTGCAAGTGGGAACCGAGACGTAATATCGCAATCGCCTGTCCAACCTTCTGTTGAAGTTGCAAAATTTTCTGCTTTGGTTACACGGCCTCCTAAACTGGTAAAAACTGTGAAGGAGACTCCAGCTATCAAACCTTGCGGGGAAACCTCGTTGGAGTCTCCATCTACTTCTCAAACGGCTCCCCCAGGGTCCCCTCGTACACCTAGTCCATCTCCGAAAGTCAGACGTGAAAAACCTCAAAAACCTCCTCGagtcacaaaagaaaaagagaagaaaaaagccgaGAAACTTGGTGTTGGAGATGTAGCGGTTATTACAGAAACAGTTGGTTCTTACTAT gACGAATTCGGGAACAAGATATGGATATGTCCAGCTTGCGGCCGTCAAGACGATGGAACTCCAATGATAGGCTGTGATGAATGTGACGACTGGTACCACTG GGTTTGCGTCGGGATTCGAGTTCCACCTGCTGAAACAGAAAGTTGGTTTTGTCAACGCTGCATAGCAAAAAAGCAAGGCTCTTTGaaggacaagaaaaaaggaaggaaaaagaaatcggtCTAA